One segment of Streptomyces sp. YIM 121038 DNA contains the following:
- a CDS encoding ribonuclease D, translating to MTDAQETAADSSLRTTGGAPPDEGVTGVSVDGTPTPLLEPRDGIPPVVADQDTLTQVIAAFAAGTGPVAVDAERASGYRYGQRAYLVQLRREGAGTALIDPVACPDLSGLGDALADTEWVLHAATQDLPCLREIGMIPSLIFDTELAGRLAGFPRVGLGAMVESVLGYVLEKGHSAVDWSTRPLPEPWLRYAALDVELLVDLRDALEKELDRQGKLDWARQEFDAIASAPPAPPRKDPWRRTSGMHKVRRRRQMAVVRELWTARDRIAQRRDVSPGKVLSDGAIVEAALALPPNVHALTALTGFGHRMGRRQLEQWQAAVERAKALPEAELPQPGQAVTGPPPPRSWADRDPAAAARLSAARAAVSELAERLNMPQENLITPDTVRRVCWEPPVPVGVESVSAALAAHGARAWQIEQVAPSLTAALT from the coding sequence GTGACCGACGCCCAAGAGACCGCAGCAGACAGCTCACTGCGAACCACCGGAGGCGCTCCTCCGGACGAAGGCGTCACAGGCGTCTCCGTCGACGGGACTCCCACACCCCTGCTCGAACCGCGCGACGGCATCCCGCCCGTCGTGGCGGACCAGGACACACTCACGCAGGTCATCGCGGCATTTGCCGCTGGTACGGGACCGGTGGCCGTGGACGCCGAGAGAGCCTCCGGCTACCGCTACGGCCAGCGCGCCTACCTCGTCCAGCTGCGCCGCGAAGGCGCGGGCACCGCGCTGATCGACCCCGTCGCCTGCCCCGATCTGTCCGGCCTCGGCGACGCCCTCGCCGACACCGAATGGGTGCTGCACGCAGCCACCCAGGACCTCCCGTGCCTACGGGAAATAGGCATGATTCCGTCGCTCATCTTCGACACGGAGCTGGCGGGCCGTCTCGCCGGATTCCCGCGCGTCGGACTCGGCGCGATGGTGGAGAGCGTCCTCGGCTACGTCCTGGAGAAGGGCCACTCCGCCGTGGACTGGTCGACCCGCCCACTGCCCGAGCCCTGGCTGCGGTACGCCGCCCTCGACGTGGAACTCCTCGTCGACCTGCGCGACGCCCTGGAGAAGGAGCTCGACCGGCAGGGCAAGCTCGACTGGGCCCGCCAGGAGTTCGACGCCATCGCCAGCGCGCCGCCCGCGCCGCCCCGCAAGGACCCCTGGCGGCGCACCTCCGGCATGCACAAGGTGCGCCGCCGCCGGCAGATGGCCGTCGTACGGGAGTTGTGGACCGCCCGCGACCGGATCGCCCAGCGCCGTGACGTCTCGCCCGGCAAGGTGCTCAGCGACGGCGCCATCGTCGAGGCCGCCCTCGCCCTGCCGCCCAACGTGCACGCCCTGACCGCGCTGACCGGCTTCGGCCACCGCATGGGCCGCCGCCAGCTCGAACAGTGGCAGGCCGCCGTGGAGCGGGCCAAGGCGCTGCCCGAGGCGGAGCTGCCGCAGCCCGGTCAGGCCGTGACCGGACCGCCGCCGCCCCGCTCCTGGGCGGACCGGGACCCCGCCGCGGCGGCGCGGCTCTCCGCCGCGCGGGCCGCCGTCTCGGAGCTCGCCGAGCGGCTGAACATGCCGCAGGAGAATCTGATCACTCCGGACACGGTGCGGCGCGTGTGCTGGGAGCCGCCCGTGCCGGTGGGGGTGGAGTCGGTGTCCGCGGCCCTCGCGGCGCATGGCGCCCGCGCCTGGCAGATCGAACAGGTGGCCCCGTCCCTCACCGCGGCCCTCACCTGA
- a CDS encoding response regulator transcription factor — translation MSVLLEQPASLVAYRPNKPTAMVVVADPRVRSTVTRHLWALGVRDVIEASSIAEARPRIGNPRDICVADVHLPDGSGLTLLSETRAAGWPNGLALSAADDIGAVRNALAGGVKGYVVTGTRTNVGLPTRPGAAPIGSAAARMHRRPPGAPSHPGGYRELSGREVEVLRLVAEGQSNKAIGVSMGLSALTVKSHLARIARKLGTGDRAGMVAVALRTGIIH, via the coding sequence GTGTCCGTTCTCCTCGAGCAGCCCGCAAGCCTGGTCGCCTACCGCCCGAACAAGCCGACCGCCATGGTCGTCGTGGCCGACCCCCGTGTCCGCTCCACCGTGACCCGCCACCTGTGGGCCCTCGGGGTACGGGACGTCATCGAGGCCTCGTCCATCGCGGAGGCTCGTCCCCGCATCGGCAACCCCCGCGACATCTGCGTCGCGGACGTCCACCTTCCCGACGGCTCCGGCCTGACCCTCCTGTCCGAGACCCGCGCCGCGGGCTGGCCCAACGGGCTCGCCCTGTCCGCCGCCGACGACATCGGCGCCGTACGCAACGCCCTCGCGGGCGGCGTGAAGGGGTACGTCGTCACCGGCACCCGCACCAACGTCGGGCTCCCCACCCGGCCGGGCGCCGCCCCCATCGGCTCCGCCGCCGCCCGTATGCACCGCCGCCCCCCGGGCGCCCCGAGCCACCCGGGCGGCTACCGCGAGCTGTCGGGCCGTGAGGTCGAGGTCCTGCGGCTCGTCGCCGAGGGCCAGTCGAACAAGGCGATCGGCGTCTCCATGGGCCTGTCCGCACTCACCGTCAAGAGCCACCTCGCCCGGATCGCCCGCAAGCTCGGCACCGGAGACCGGGCCGGAATGGTAGCGGTGGCCCTCCGCACCGGAATCATCCACTGA
- a CDS encoding DUF3000 domain-containing protein — protein sequence MAAAQGQRSDGAGEMDGAQGVVADTAPPPFRAAVDALREARLRPQVEIDPTRPPQRLAPFAYALEAAVVEDDEDLADGRLVLLHDPAGHEAWKGTFRLVTLVRAELEPEMAADPLLPEVCWSWLTGALQARGLSCGEPSGTVTRAGSYYFGGLAERPPASQIEIRASWTPREGAGGVPDAGAHLAAWCDLLCQVAGLPPAGPVDGSVVTLPQRRGPRLS from the coding sequence ATGGCTGCGGCTCAGGGACAACGGTCGGACGGCGCTGGCGAGATGGACGGAGCGCAGGGGGTGGTGGCGGACACGGCGCCGCCGCCCTTTCGCGCGGCGGTCGACGCGCTGCGGGAGGCACGGCTGCGGCCGCAGGTGGAGATCGACCCGACGCGGCCGCCGCAGCGGCTCGCGCCGTTCGCGTACGCCTTGGAGGCGGCGGTCGTCGAGGATGACGAGGACCTGGCGGACGGGCGCCTCGTACTGCTGCACGACCCGGCGGGGCACGAGGCCTGGAAGGGCACGTTCCGGCTCGTGACCCTGGTGCGGGCGGAGCTGGAGCCGGAGATGGCGGCCGATCCGCTGCTTCCCGAGGTGTGCTGGTCGTGGCTGACCGGGGCGCTCCAGGCGCGCGGGCTCTCCTGCGGGGAGCCGAGCGGGACGGTCACGCGTGCGGGGTCGTACTACTTCGGCGGGCTCGCGGAGCGGCCGCCCGCCTCGCAGATCGAGATCCGTGCCTCGTGGACGCCGCGGGAGGGCGCGGGGGGCGTACCGGACGCGGGGGCGCATCTCGCGGCGTGGTGCGATCTGCTGTGCCAGGTGGCGGGGCTGCCGCCCGCGGGGCCCGTGGACGGCTCGGTGGTCACGCTGCCGCAGCGCCGGGGCCCGCGGCTGAGCTGA
- the hemE gene encoding uroporphyrinogen decarboxylase, giving the protein MTVNDQATGQQPAATYDSAFLKACRREAVPHTPVWFMRQAGRSLPEYRKVREGTAMLESCMRPDLVTEITLQPVRRHGVDAAIYFSDIVVPLKAIGVDLDIKPGVGPVVERPIRTRADLAQLRDLTPDDVSYVTEAIGMLTGELGATPLIGFAGAPFTLASYLVEGGPSRNHEHTKALMYGDPQLWADLLDRLAEITSAFLKVQIEAGASAVQLFDSWVGALAPADYRRSIMPASRKVFDAVASYGVPRIHFGVGTGELLGLLGEAGADVVGVDWRVPLDEAARRVGPGKALQGNLDPAVLFAPREAVEVKTDEVLAAAAGLEGHVFNLGHGVLPSMDPDALTRLVEYVHTRTAR; this is encoded by the coding sequence GTGACTGTCAACGACCAGGCCACCGGCCAGCAGCCCGCAGCGACGTACGACTCCGCCTTCCTCAAGGCGTGCCGGCGCGAGGCGGTGCCGCACACGCCCGTGTGGTTCATGCGGCAGGCCGGGCGCTCCCTGCCCGAGTACCGCAAGGTCCGTGAGGGCACGGCCATGCTGGAGTCCTGCATGCGGCCCGACCTCGTCACCGAGATCACCCTGCAGCCGGTGCGCCGCCACGGCGTCGACGCCGCCATCTACTTCAGCGACATCGTCGTCCCCCTGAAGGCCATCGGCGTCGACCTCGACATCAAGCCGGGCGTCGGACCCGTCGTGGAGCGGCCGATCCGCACCCGCGCCGACCTCGCGCAGCTGCGCGACCTCACCCCGGACGACGTCTCGTACGTGACCGAGGCCATCGGCATGCTGACCGGCGAACTGGGCGCCACGCCGCTCATCGGCTTCGCCGGTGCGCCGTTCACCCTCGCGAGCTACCTCGTCGAGGGCGGACCGAGCCGTAACCACGAGCACACCAAGGCGCTCATGTACGGCGACCCGCAGCTGTGGGCCGACCTGCTCGACCGGCTCGCGGAGATCACCAGCGCCTTCCTGAAGGTGCAGATCGAGGCGGGCGCCTCCGCCGTGCAGCTCTTCGACTCCTGGGTGGGCGCCCTCGCGCCCGCCGACTACCGCCGCTCGATCATGCCCGCGTCGCGCAAGGTCTTCGACGCCGTCGCCTCGTACGGCGTGCCGCGCATCCACTTCGGCGTCGGCACCGGCGAACTGCTCGGCCTGCTCGGCGAGGCCGGGGCCGACGTCGTCGGCGTCGACTGGCGCGTCCCGCTCGACGAGGCGGCCCGCCGCGTGGGCCCCGGCAAGGCGCTCCAGGGCAACCTCGACCCCGCCGTGCTCTTCGCCCCGCGCGAGGCCGTAGAGGTGAAGACCGACGAGGTGCTCGCGGCGGCGGCCGGACTGGAGGGCCACGTCTTCAACCTCGGCCACGGCGTGCTGCCCTCCATGGACCCCGACGCCCTGACCCGGCTCGTGGAGTACGTGCACACGCGCACCGCCCGCTGA
- a CDS encoding spherulation-specific family 4 protein has translation MSPLLVPLYVHPAAAPAAWRALVAVAPHLYGVVLNAADGPGAAPDPAFAAAAHALRTAGVPVLGYVDAAYGGRPAREVAADLDRHLAFYRVDGCFLDRIAPGRGELRHCRRLVRGARERGLAPVVLNPGTHPASPGYARAADLLVTFEGHWTTYLRAFSAPPWTARHSPDRFCHLVYGVPPALSRLAARTAARRGAGVHCAVPGAGPNPWMEPPEPPEPPEPPGVPWAPGCWV, from the coding sequence ATGAGTCCCCTGCTCGTCCCGCTGTACGTCCACCCGGCCGCGGCCCCCGCGGCCTGGCGGGCGCTCGTGGCGGTCGCGCCCCACCTGTACGGCGTCGTGCTCAACGCCGCCGACGGGCCGGGCGCGGCCCCCGACCCGGCGTTCGCCGCCGCCGCGCACGCGCTGCGCACGGCGGGGGTGCCGGTGCTCGGGTACGTCGACGCGGCGTACGGCGGGCGCCCGGCCCGCGAGGTCGCCGCCGATCTGGACCGGCACCTCGCCTTCTACCGGGTCGACGGCTGCTTCCTCGACCGGATCGCGCCGGGCCGGGGCGAGCTGCGCCACTGCCGGCGGCTGGTCCGCGGCGCGCGCGAGCGCGGACTCGCGCCGGTGGTCCTGAACCCGGGCACGCATCCGGCGTCGCCGGGCTATGCGCGGGCCGCGGATCTGCTGGTCACCTTCGAGGGGCACTGGACGACGTATCTGCGTGCGTTCAGCGCTCCGCCGTGGACGGCGCGGCACTCCCCCGACCGGTTCTGTCATCTGGTGTACGGGGTGCCGCCCGCCCTGTCCCGCCTCGCGGCGCGCACGGCGGCGCGGCGCGGGGCGGGGGTGCACTGCGCGGTGCCGGGGGCGGGCCCCAACCCCTGGATGGAACCGCCGGAACCGCCGGAACCGCCGGAGCCGCCCGGGGTGCCGTGGGCTCCCGGCTGCTGGGTGTGA
- a CDS encoding NAD-dependent epimerase/dehydratase family protein, whose translation MRILVLGATGYLGAHITQQLRALPGARLRTCGRAPAADLRCDLATAAPGDLVELLVRAAPDAVVNCAGAVGGTALTLAEVNSRGPALLCEALRAAAPGARLVHLGSAAEYGPQPRGARTAEDGPAHPVAPYGATKLAGTLAVTSSGLDAVALRVTNPVGPGAPAAGLPGRLTAELRRAVGESPHGTVRVGDLSAFRDFVYVRDVARAVELAVTAPGPVPPLLNIGSGRAVPVRDLVHGLVRAAGFRGRVEESLPAAGRSAAVPWQCADIGAADRELGWRPRHDLDDALAALWAADGATDADACVSADRR comes from the coding sequence GTGCGGATACTCGTCCTGGGCGCGACCGGCTACCTGGGCGCGCACATCACCCAGCAGCTGCGCGCGCTGCCCGGCGCCCGACTGCGCACCTGCGGCCGCGCCCCGGCCGCCGACCTGCGCTGCGACCTGGCCACGGCCGCCCCCGGCGACCTGGTGGAGCTGCTCGTACGGGCCGCGCCCGACGCGGTGGTGAACTGCGCGGGCGCGGTCGGCGGCACCGCCCTGACCCTCGCGGAGGTCAACTCCCGCGGCCCCGCGCTGCTGTGCGAGGCGCTGCGCGCGGCGGCGCCCGGCGCCCGTCTCGTCCACCTCGGCTCCGCCGCCGAGTACGGCCCCCAGCCGCGCGGCGCGCGCACCGCCGAGGACGGCCCGGCCCACCCGGTCGCGCCCTACGGCGCCACCAAGCTGGCGGGCACCCTGGCGGTGACGTCGTCGGGGCTGGACGCGGTGGCCCTGCGCGTGACGAACCCGGTCGGCCCCGGCGCGCCCGCGGCGGGCCTGCCGGGGCGGCTCACCGCCGAACTGCGGCGCGCCGTCGGCGAGTCGCCGCACGGCACGGTCCGGGTGGGGGACCTGTCCGCGTTCCGGGACTTCGTGTACGTGCGCGACGTGGCGCGGGCGGTGGAGCTCGCGGTGACCGCGCCGGGCCCGGTGCCGCCGCTGCTCAACATCGGCAGCGGCCGGGCGGTGCCGGTGCGCGACCTGGTGCACGGCCTGGTGCGGGCGGCGGGCTTCCGGGGCCGGGTCGAGGAGTCGCTGCCCGCCGCGGGCCGCTCCGCGGCGGTGCCCTGGCAGTGCGCGGACATCGGGGCCGCGGACCGGGAACTCGGCTGGCGCCCGCGGCACGACCTCGACGACGCGCTGGCCGCGCTGTGGGCCGCGGACGGGGCCACGGACGCCGACGCGTGTGTCTCCGCGGACCGGCGATGA
- a CDS encoding nucleotidyltransferase family protein produces the protein MHAVILAGGKGVRLRPYTTALPKPLVPIGDQHAILEIVLRQLSAAGFTSCTIAIGHLGHIIRAYVGNGSRWNLRIGYSTEESPLGTMGPLLTMLDRLPEHFLVMNGDILTDLDFADVLRRHEGSKAPLTIATYPREVHIDFGVLTTEERRVVAFTEKPSVDYRVSMGVYGVSRETLTPYTPGLPLGFDELVLDLLKTENPPHAYAFDGYWLDIGRPDDYDRANAEFTTHRSLLLKGA, from the coding sequence ATGCACGCAGTCATCCTCGCCGGAGGCAAGGGCGTCAGGCTCCGCCCGTACACCACCGCGCTGCCCAAGCCGCTGGTCCCGATCGGCGACCAGCACGCGATCCTGGAGATCGTCCTGCGCCAGCTCTCCGCGGCCGGATTCACCAGCTGCACCATCGCCATCGGCCACCTCGGCCACATCATCCGCGCCTACGTCGGCAACGGCTCGCGGTGGAACCTGCGCATCGGCTACTCCACCGAGGAGAGCCCGCTCGGCACCATGGGCCCGCTGCTCACGATGCTCGACCGCCTCCCCGAGCACTTCCTGGTGATGAACGGCGACATACTCACCGACCTGGACTTCGCGGACGTCCTGCGCAGACACGAGGGGTCCAAGGCCCCGCTGACCATCGCGACCTACCCGCGCGAGGTGCACATCGACTTCGGCGTCCTGACCACCGAGGAGCGGCGCGTGGTCGCCTTCACCGAGAAGCCGAGCGTGGACTACCGCGTCTCCATGGGCGTCTACGGCGTCTCCCGGGAGACGCTCACCCCGTACACACCGGGCCTGCCGCTGGGCTTCGACGAGCTGGTCCTCGACCTCCTGAAGACCGAGAACCCGCCGCACGCCTACGCGTTCGACGGCTACTGGCTGGACATCGGCCGCCCCGACGACTACGACCGCGCCAACGCCGAGTTCACCACCCACCGCTCGCTGCTGCTCAAGGGGGCGTGA
- a CDS encoding SDR family NAD(P)-dependent oxidoreductase translates to MTSAPLAVVTGAEGFIGSHLTEELVASGHRLRALVQYNSFSSYGWLETLPADVLAEVEVVLGDVRDPGSTRALVTGAEIVYHLAALIAIPYSYQAPHSYVDTNVTGTLNVLEAVRHAEVPRLVHTSTSETYGTARTVPITEDHPINTQSPYAASKAGGDRLADSYYASFATPVVTLRPFNTYGPRQSMRAVIPTVIGQVAAGQRTVTLGDLRPTRDFTFVKDTARAFLAVGTAPADAVLGRTFNAGTGGEISVGDLVRLIGKVMDTALDVRADEQRVRPAASEVLRLVADATRLREATGWSPGHGLEEGLARTVEFFLDPANLARYKTDIYNI, encoded by the coding sequence ATGACGTCCGCACCGCTCGCCGTCGTCACCGGAGCCGAGGGCTTCATCGGCTCGCACCTCACCGAGGAGCTCGTCGCCTCGGGCCACCGCCTGCGCGCCCTGGTCCAGTACAACTCCTTCTCCTCGTACGGCTGGCTGGAGACCCTGCCCGCCGACGTGCTCGCCGAGGTCGAGGTCGTCCTGGGCGACGTGCGCGACCCCGGCTCGACCCGCGCCCTGGTCACCGGGGCCGAGATCGTCTACCACCTGGCCGCGCTGATCGCGATCCCGTACTCGTACCAGGCGCCGCACTCCTACGTCGACACGAACGTCACCGGCACCCTCAACGTCCTGGAGGCCGTGCGGCACGCCGAGGTCCCGCGTCTGGTGCACACCTCGACCAGCGAGACGTACGGCACCGCGCGGACCGTGCCCATCACCGAGGACCACCCCATCAACACCCAGTCCCCGTACGCCGCTTCGAAGGCGGGCGGCGACCGGCTCGCCGACAGCTACTACGCGAGCTTCGCGACGCCCGTGGTGACGCTCAGGCCGTTCAACACCTATGGCCCGCGCCAGTCCATGCGGGCCGTCATCCCGACGGTGATCGGCCAGGTGGCGGCCGGGCAGCGCACCGTCACGCTCGGCGATCTGCGCCCCACCCGGGACTTCACCTTCGTCAAGGACACCGCCCGCGCCTTCCTCGCCGTCGGCACCGCGCCCGCCGACGCCGTGCTCGGCCGCACCTTCAACGCCGGGACCGGCGGCGAGATCTCCGTCGGCGACCTGGTGCGCCTCATCGGCAAGGTGATGGACACCGCCCTGGACGTGCGGGCCGACGAACAGCGCGTGCGGCCCGCCGCCTCGGAGGTGCTGCGCCTGGTCGCGGACGCCACCCGGCTGCGCGAGGCCACCGGCTGGAGCCCCGGGCACGGCCTGGAGGAAGGCCTCGCCCGGACCGTGGAGTTCTTCCTCGACCCCGCCAACCTGGCCCGCTACAAGACGGACATCTACAACATCTGA
- the pelF gene encoding GT4 family glycosyltransferase PelF — protein sequence MPTPSATVPLPAPPPGPSGRTRVTLLTEGTYPHSHGGVSVWCDQLVRGMPDVDFGVLAVTGTGREPLAWELPPHVAEPVCLPMWGPDPAGRPPRGRARRDLLTHYEAFLTALLDPTAESAFAPALYALAPYARDGALSPALRGDGAVGVLASVWRTPGLAVAEARPTLHDAVTATHLLEHALRPLAARPPEHGVAHAVSGGIAALPGLIARHTHGVPLLLTEHGVYLRERYLGYRTGPYRWPVKAVLLGFFRLLAEESYRRAALITPGNRYNRLWEERGGADPALIRTVYNGVDPEAFPAAGPEPDTPTLSWAGRVDPIKDLETLIRSFALVRERVPDARLRLFGGTPRGGEAYRERCEALAATLGHADSVVFEGRVEYIKDAYAAGNVVMLSSISEGFPFTLIEAMSCGRATVSTDVGGVREAVGPAGLVVPPRAPEAMAGAAVELLSDPGRRAAMGAAARVRVIEQFTLRQTVEAFREIYRELAAGARPALGDPREPALRTGRPTGQEPGPTAYDFAGSEAAG from the coding sequence ATGCCCACACCGTCCGCGACGGTGCCGTTACCCGCACCCCCGCCCGGCCCGTCCGGGCGCACCCGCGTCACGCTGCTGACCGAGGGCACGTACCCGCACAGCCACGGCGGCGTCAGCGTCTGGTGCGACCAGCTGGTGCGCGGCATGCCCGACGTCGACTTCGGCGTGCTCGCGGTGACGGGCACCGGGCGCGAGCCCCTCGCCTGGGAGCTGCCGCCGCACGTGGCCGAGCCGGTCTGTCTGCCCATGTGGGGGCCCGACCCGGCCGGACGCCCCCCGCGCGGCCGGGCGCGCCGGGACCTCCTCACCCACTACGAGGCCTTCCTCACCGCCCTGCTCGACCCCACCGCCGAGAGCGCCTTCGCCCCGGCCCTGTACGCCCTGGCCCCGTACGCCCGGGACGGCGCCCTCTCCCCGGCGCTGCGCGGCGACGGCGCGGTCGGCGTGCTCGCCTCGGTGTGGCGCACACCGGGGCTCGCGGTGGCCGAGGCGCGCCCCACGCTGCACGACGCCGTCACCGCGACCCATCTGCTGGAACACGCCCTGCGTCCACTGGCCGCCCGCCCGCCGGAGCACGGCGTGGCGCACGCGGTGAGCGGCGGCATCGCGGCCCTGCCCGGCCTGATCGCCCGTCACACCCACGGCGTGCCTCTGCTGTTGACCGAGCACGGCGTGTATCTGCGCGAGCGCTACCTGGGCTATCGCACGGGCCCCTACCGCTGGCCGGTGAAGGCGGTCCTGCTCGGCTTCTTCCGGCTGCTCGCGGAGGAGTCGTACCGCCGCGCGGCCCTGATCACGCCCGGCAACCGCTACAACCGGCTCTGGGAGGAGCGCGGCGGCGCCGACCCCGCGCTGATCCGCACCGTCTACAACGGCGTGGACCCCGAGGCGTTCCCCGCCGCGGGCCCCGAACCGGACACGCCCACCCTCAGCTGGGCCGGGCGCGTGGACCCGATCAAGGACCTGGAGACCCTGATCCGCTCCTTCGCCCTGGTCAGGGAGCGGGTGCCGGACGCCAGGCTGCGCCTGTTCGGCGGTACCCCGCGCGGCGGCGAGGCCTACCGGGAGCGCTGCGAGGCCCTGGCCGCCACGCTCGGCCACGCGGACTCGGTGGTCTTCGAGGGCCGCGTGGAGTACATCAAGGACGCCTACGCCGCGGGCAACGTGGTGATGCTGTCCAGCATCAGCGAGGGCTTTCCCTTCACCCTCATCGAGGCCATGTCGTGCGGCCGCGCCACGGTCTCCACCGACGTCGGGGGCGTCCGCGAGGCCGTGGGCCCGGCCGGCCTCGTGGTGCCGCCGCGCGCGCCGGAGGCCATGGCGGGCGCGGCCGTCGAGCTCCTGTCGGACCCGGGCCGCCGCGCCGCGATGGGCGCGGCGGCCCGGGTCCGCGTCATCGAGCAGTTCACGCTGCGGCAGACGGTGGAGGCGTTCCGGGAGATCTACCGCGAGCTGGCCGCGGGCGCCCGGCCCGCGCTCGGCGATCCCCGCGAACCCGCGCTGCGCACCGGGCGGCCGACCGGCCAGGAGCCGGGCCCGACGGCGTACGACTTCGCCGGAAGCGAGGCGGCCGGATGA